The following proteins come from a genomic window of Anthonomus grandis grandis unplaced genomic scaffold, icAntGran1.3 ctg00000121.1___fragment_1, whole genome shotgun sequence:
- the LOC126749505 gene encoding C2 domain-containing protein 3-like: MSGEFNQIKETLVDKILDQGQRLRNAMVQSILQNDPLSSEVFLSKTHNTPMSSLSSLTTRTAADKKLLEAFINGDYLTKEQEELALETIRSLPASEVCETTEKTLSSRCSCPTCLSYHENNLKCHLRREHRVSTNCQNQKPECLPEFTNSNFTDCLREHRVSACQNTVAEVSNSNFTNILKQVDCLRVSLQSIHLNELGIKKVVQSSNKVNSYGASQSYFVEYTIPDIFFKQGEKLQSKVDSGLKSNHVSFCARGSSNVIHLKQSFTHTVRNLYSENLDNHDLIFHIKFKNSGQKKSESLGVARLNFGAFKESDSASCGKSLPIFLDEGLEIALGVLKVTVQLGAGKLYFGKEFVDAVLTSRTVREADIPVEEVLEEKVVDFDVKENLPLEPKQSSPRRPKSNFLQELSAQRKSRLKERLVEAERARLSEEDILFGFLYISEAQFLNFTPNSYILCQPFCQSDTSASKIVYNSSNPLYNFCQNIPLVYDETLLLNLRENFTLLEFWHTTGQAEELFGLTRIPLHQFYLGYRNSIILKHLKKNKLPIIGTDWWEPIYSPESKELIGQVQILTALGTEAQIKNLEEERGFRENIVKAKFPTVKPGNKRAEFGKLPDKNKFLIRPERSDKETQSKMEEDNKKPESQDMLASFLKLLEETRRPACVENGTNTEPTSSNEPRSSADQPEKRKTSDLVDSLQLALSLDNKEKTPHFRAQIVINGANQLPGRRKLKTKSKQRVKSKTCKRDETNVAPSTYVTFETLPNEPLQMTHVCSKSTSPQWGYSCEVNLPKDLLTNPQKRLIFKVWKKSTNAVLQPNLQTDLVLGFAALDLSVLACGLPNIRGWFNIVDFSGKCNGQINIHVNPLEKVQKPKQTTALPETSDCATSGIINSLIPDNAECNEVLSRALKRKFTELDEITQRLRLRLSEVVSEDSENSNDDIAEEFEQDINNLCIEEDFHLVDFEEEAKKFGQMLKAQQEIKESGNNGEENKEKNDDNVKSVGVGQSEGSMLLMSSNQEENVKEDSSGGASTDSSSTTKSFDRHLIEGKHRIDSLLEKLSLINAVESQQAPLSSRYISGCSTSTNEGVDGIFKDLDRSSRPNITATNRFESVDFQKLYGGSTSEENSSGTSVITNFSECRPNPLGQGTSEDKEP, encoded by the exons ATGTCGGGCGAGtttaatcaaataaaagaaaccttAGTGGATAAAATCCTCGACCAAGGACAACGCTTAAGAAACGCGATGGTCCAATCAATACTGCAAAACGACCCGTTATCTTCTGAGGTGTTTTTATCCAAAACCCACAATACTCCTATGTCCAGTTTGTCTTCATTGACCACCCGAACTGCAGCAGATAAAAAACTACTGGAAGCATTCATAAATGGTGATTATCTTACTAAGGAACAAGAAGAATTAGCCCTGGAAACGATTCGGTCATTACCAGCATCAGAAGTGTGTGAAACCACCGAAAAGACTTTATCAAGTAGATGTTCTTGCCCTACTTGCTTGTCTTATCATGAGAATAACCTCAAGTGCCATCTGAGGAGGGAGCACAGAGTTTCCACTAATTGTCAGAATCAAAAACCAGAGTGTCTCCCAGAGTTTACTAATTCAAATTTTACTGACTGTTTAAGGGAGCATAGAGTTTCTGCTTGTCAAAATACAGTCGCAGAGGTGTCTAATTCAAATTTTactaatatccttaagcaagtGGACTGTTTAAGGGTGTCTTTACAAAGCATACATTTAAACGAGCTGGGTATTAAAAAAGTGGTGCAAAGCAGTAATAAGGTTAATAGTTACGGGGCCAGTCAAAGTTATTTCGTAGAATACACTATtccagacattttttttaagcaaggaGAAAAACTGCAGTCAAAAGTCGATAGTGGCCTAAAGAGCAATCATGTTAGTTTTTGTGCAAGGGGTTCAAGTAACG TTATACACCTTAAACAATCCTTCACTCATACAGTGAGGAACTTGTACAGTGAAAACTTGGACAATCATGACTTGATATTCcatataaagtttaaaaactcGGGGCAAAAGAAGTCAGAATCCTTGGGGGTTGCCCGATTGAACTTCGGAGCTTTTAAGGAGTCGGACAGTGCCTCCTGCGGGAAATCTTTGCCGatttttctggatgaaggttTGGAAATTGCTTTGGGTGTATTAAAAGTGACCGTCCAGCTTGGTGCTGGGAAACTCTACTTTGGGAAGGAGTTTGttg ATGCGGTGCTCACCAGCAGAACTGTCCGGGAAGCAGATATTCCTGTTGAAGAGGTTTTAGAGGAAAAAGTGGTTGATTTTGATGTGAAAGAGAATTTGCCTTTAGAGCCTAAGCAAAGTAGTCCTAGGAGGccaaaaagtaattttctgCAAGAATTAAGTGCCCAGAGGAAAAGTAGGTTGAAAGAAAGATTGGTAGAAGCTGAAAGAGCTCGCCTTTCAGAGGAAGACATCTTGTTTGGGTTCTTATATATATCGGAAGcccaatttttaaactttacacCCAATTCCTATATTTTGTGCCAGCCGTTTTGCCAAAGCGACACTTCTGCCAGCAAGATAGTCTATAATAGTTCGAATCCCTTGTATAACTTTTGTCAG AACATCCCTTTAGTATACGACGAAACCCTCCTGTTAAACCTAAGGGAAAACTTCACCCTCCTGGAATTTTGGCACACAACAGGCCAAGCAGAGGAGCTTTTCGGCTTAACCCGAATACCACTGCATCAGTTTTATTTGGGGTACAGGAACTCAATTATTTTgaaacatttgaagaaaaataag CTTCCGATAATTGGCACTGACTGGTGGGAACCGATATACTCCCCCGAATCCAAGGAGCTGATTGGCCAGGTTCAAATTCTAACCGCCCTTGGTACTGAAGCCCAAATTAAGAACCTCGAAGAAGAACGGGGATTTCGGGAGAACATAGTCAAGGCGAAATTTCCGACAGTTAAACCGGGCAATAAAAGGGCCGAATTCGGTAAATTGCcggataaaaataaatttttaattaggcCGGAGCGGTCCGATAAAGAAACCCAATCTAAAATGGAGGAAGATAATAAAAAGCCGGAGTCTCAGGATATGTTGGCCTCGTTTTTGAAACTGTTAGAGGAGACCCGGAGGCCTGCCTGTGTGGAAAATGGCACCAATACTGAACCCACTAGCag CAATGAACCTCGGTCATCCGCAGACCAACCGGAAAAACGTAAAACCTCCGACCTGGTCGACTCCCTTCAATTGGCCCTAAGTTTggacaataaagaaaaaacgcCCCACTTTAGGGCCCAAATCGTAATAAACGGGGCCAACCAGTTACCGGGCCGCAGAAAACTGAAAACGAAATCGAAACAACGTGTGAAAAGTAAAACTTGTAAGCGGGATGAGACTAACGTGGCGCCGAGCACTTACGTTACTTTCGAGACTTTGCCTAATGAGCCGCTGCAGATGACGCACGTCTGCTCTAAGAGTACTTCGCCCCAATGGGGATACAGTTGTGAGGTGAATTTACCTAAGGATTTATTAACTAAT CCCCAAAAACGACTGATCTTTAAAGTATGGAAGAAGTCGACGAACGCAGTTCTACAGCCCAATTTACAAACCGACCTGGTGCTGGGTTTCGCCGCCTTGGACTTGAGCGTTCTCGCATGCGGTCTGCCGAACATCCGCGGTTGGTTCAATATCGTCGATTTTTCCGGGAAATGTAACGGACAAATTAAC ATCCACGTTAATCCATTGGAAAAAGTCCAAAAACCGAAACAGACTACGGCGCTGCCGGAAACCTCGGACTGCGCCACATCCGGTATTATCAATAGTCTAATACCGGACAACGCGGAATGTAACGAGGTCCTCAGCAGAGCCTTGAAAAGGAAATTTACAGAGTTGGACGAGATTACTCAAAGGCTCCGATTAAG ATTATCAGAAGTCGTATCTGAAGACTCGGAAAACTCCAACGACGACATAGCCGAGGAGTTCGAGCAGGACATCAACAATCTCTGCATAGAAGAAGATTTTCACTTGGTGGATTTCGAGGAGGAAGCAAAGAAATTCGGGCAGATGCTAAAGGCCCAGCAGGAGATCAAAGAATCCGGGAATAATGGCGAAGAGAATAAGGAGAAAAACGATGATAATGTTAAATCGGTGGGTGTGGGGCAAAGTGAAGGTTCGATGTTGTTAATGTCGTCAAACCAAGAAGAGAATGTGAAAGAGGACAGTTCTGGAGGTGCCTCGACGGATTCTAGTAGTACTACCAAGTCGTTTGACAGACACTTAATCGAGG GTAAACATCGCATTGACTCTCTCCTAGAAAAACTGAGCTTAATAAACGCGGTAGAATCCCAACAAGCGCCCTTATCGAGCCGTTACATATCGGGCTGTTCCACTAGCACCAACGAGGGTGTAGACgggatttttaaggatttagATCGGAGTTCGCGACCTAACATCACCGCCACGAACCGATTTGAGTCTGTAGACTTTCAGAAGCTGTACGGGGGTTCGACGAGCGAGGAAAACAGTAGCGGTACCAGTGTTATCACTAATTTTTCAGAGTGTCGCCCTAATCCATTGGGGCAAGGTACTAGCGAGGACAAGGAGCCTTAA